A section of the Bacillus sp. HSf4 genome encodes:
- a CDS encoding Gfo/Idh/MocA family oxidoreductase has protein sequence MNLRIGVIGTGAIGKEHINRITNKLAGGEIVAVTDVNQEAAQQVVTDFSLNAKVYPDDDSLIAAENVDAVLVTSWGPAHESSVLKAIKANKFVFCEKPLATTAEGCMRIVNEEIKAGKRLVQVGFMRRYDSGYVQLKEAIDNRVIGEPLMIHCAHRNPAVGDNYTTDMAVVDTLVHEIDALHWLINDDYESVQVIYPKKSKNALPHLRDPQIVIIETKGGVVINAEIYVNCKYGYDIQCEIVGEDGIVKLPEPSSISLRKDGKFSTDILMDWQRRFVDAYDVEIQDFIDSIQQKGEVSGPTAWDGYIAAVTTDACVKAQESGQKEPVALQEKPEFYQTFTTVKK, from the coding sequence ATGAATTTACGCATAGGTGTTATTGGTACAGGAGCAATCGGAAAAGAACATATCAACCGCATCACAAATAAATTAGCCGGCGGCGAAATTGTCGCGGTTACCGATGTGAACCAGGAAGCAGCTCAGCAAGTCGTAACGGACTTCAGCTTGAATGCCAAAGTCTATCCGGACGACGACAGCCTGATCGCAGCGGAAAATGTCGACGCGGTGTTGGTCACAAGCTGGGGACCGGCTCATGAATCAAGTGTTTTGAAAGCGATTAAAGCAAACAAATTCGTATTTTGTGAAAAGCCTCTGGCGACGACTGCGGAAGGATGCATGCGGATCGTCAATGAAGAAATCAAAGCGGGCAAACGTCTCGTGCAAGTCGGCTTTATGCGCCGTTATGACAGCGGTTACGTACAGCTGAAAGAAGCGATCGACAACCGCGTCATCGGCGAGCCGCTCATGATCCACTGTGCGCACCGCAACCCGGCTGTCGGCGACAACTACACAACAGATATGGCTGTTGTCGATACCCTTGTCCATGAAATAGACGCCCTGCACTGGCTGATCAATGATGACTACGAATCTGTTCAGGTCATTTATCCGAAAAAATCGAAAAACGCGCTTCCTCATTTGCGTGATCCGCAAATCGTCATCATCGAAACGAAAGGCGGAGTCGTGATCAATGCGGAAATCTATGTCAATTGCAAATACGGATATGACATTCAGTGTGAAATCGTTGGTGAAGACGGCATCGTGAAGCTTCCTGAACCGTCCAGCATTTCTTTGAGAAAAGACGGAAAATTCTCTACAGATATCCTGATGGATTGGCAGCGCCGCTTCGTGGACGCCTACGATGTAGAGATCCAAGATTTCATTGACTCAATCCAACAGAAAGGCGAGGTCAGCGGGCCGACTGCATGGGACGGCTATATCGCCGCCGTAACGACGGACGCCTGTGTGAAAGCTCAGGAATCCGGACAGAAAGAACCTGTGGCGCTTCAGGAGAAACCGGAATTCTATCAAACGTTCACAACTGTTAAAAAATAA
- a CDS encoding valine--pyruvate transaminase — translation MNPKLSSIGEKMSEKTGVRAVMGDIQEVLAGGKRQYINLSAGNPLILPEAAAMWKSALAGLLEDERFPSIISQYGSSYGTDELIESVVRFFSERYHFDIQKENVLITAGSQQLFFLAVNSFCGTGSDSAKKKVLIPMLPDYSGYSGVALEKDIVQGIPPIVSILDEHTFRYELDRERFLQRMEADPHIGAVILSRPNNPCGNILSAENILLISDACRKANVPLLIDSAYAPPFPAINFIDMEPVFNDQIIHCMSLSKAGLPGERIGIAIGPSRYIQAMEAFQSNAAIHSSRLGQYMAASVLNSGRLVSISETCVRPYYKRKFSLLNRLLHENMADGIKWYIHKGEGSLFGWLWLEDFPAADQELYEHLKANGVIIVPGSSFFHHDIRHMPHAHQCIRISLTAADEDLTRGVAVLASVVKELCQQKVH, via the coding sequence TTGAATCCGAAGCTAAGCAGCATTGGAGAGAAAATGAGTGAGAAGACAGGGGTTAGAGCGGTGATGGGGGACATTCAGGAAGTGCTGGCCGGGGGAAAGCGGCAATACATCAATTTAAGCGCGGGCAATCCTTTGATTCTTCCGGAAGCGGCTGCCATGTGGAAATCCGCTTTAGCAGGCTTATTAGAGGACGAGCGTTTTCCTTCAATCATCAGCCAATACGGGTCAAGCTACGGAACGGACGAACTGATTGAAAGTGTAGTCCGTTTCTTTTCCGAGAGGTATCATTTTGACATTCAAAAAGAAAATGTGCTGATTACGGCGGGAAGCCAGCAGTTATTTTTTCTGGCCGTCAATTCGTTTTGCGGAACCGGAAGCGATTCCGCCAAGAAGAAGGTCTTGATTCCCATGCTTCCGGACTATTCGGGATACAGCGGTGTCGCGCTTGAGAAAGACATCGTCCAAGGGATTCCTCCGATCGTTTCAATATTAGATGAACACACCTTCCGATACGAACTTGACCGGGAGCGATTTTTGCAAAGGATGGAGGCTGATCCGCACATCGGCGCTGTCATCCTCTCGCGCCCAAACAACCCTTGCGGAAATATTCTGTCTGCCGAGAATATATTATTGATCTCAGACGCCTGCCGCAAAGCCAATGTGCCGCTGCTCATTGATTCCGCCTATGCTCCGCCGTTTCCGGCGATCAACTTCATCGACATGGAGCCTGTTTTCAATGACCAAATCATCCATTGCATGAGCCTTTCAAAAGCCGGGCTGCCCGGTGAAAGAATTGGCATCGCCATCGGCCCGTCCCGCTATATACAGGCAATGGAGGCGTTTCAGTCAAATGCGGCGATCCATTCTTCAAGGCTGGGGCAGTATATGGCGGCATCTGTTTTAAATAGCGGGCGTCTCGTTTCCATATCGGAAACGTGTGTGAGGCCATACTATAAGAGAAAATTTTCACTGTTGAACAGACTCCTTCACGAAAATATGGCGGATGGAATCAAGTGGTATATCCATAAAGGAGAGGGGTCGCTTTTTGGGTGGCTTTGGCTTGAAGACTTCCCGGCGGCCGATCAAGAGCTGTATGAACATTTGAAAGCGAACGGTGTCATCATCGTTCCCGGTTCATCCTTCTTTCACCATGACATACGGCATATGCCTCATGCGCACCAATGTATTCGGATCAGCCTTACGGCAGCGGATGAAGATCTAACAAGGGGAGTCGCTGTTTTGGCCAGCGTTGTGAAAGAATTGTGTCAGCAGAAAGTTCACTAA
- a CDS encoding EamA family transporter produces the protein MLANVLKFRVHILFGVLCLIGGTTWAFQKVGLSDSLPFWSAGMRFMIASVIIAIVLFMRRQFVFSKELLVLSVFNGIMYFSIPFGSVYWASLYLPSGLVSILAASISVFALIINRLVKGTPATKLQKWGICLALLGITVVFGNQLLIQVDLIEIIAMVVILCAMFGSAFIQIKVQQKIQSLPILSFNSLSMLSGGVILLLSSLVLESGTRTFSGVSLIALLYLAVVGSILGFWINIYLLKKWHISKATSHLFISPVIALYIGFLFLDEKLNANIYLGTLLVIFGVMFINLKKEERIAKIDETKQTLGHHLSK, from the coding sequence ATGCTAGCAAACGTTTTGAAGTTTCGGGTTCACATTTTATTTGGCGTTTTATGTTTAATCGGCGGAACGACCTGGGCTTTTCAAAAGGTCGGGCTGAGCGACAGCCTTCCGTTTTGGTCCGCAGGCATGAGATTTATGATCGCAAGCGTCATCATTGCCATCGTTCTTTTCATGCGCCGACAATTTGTGTTTTCAAAAGAATTGCTTGTGCTCTCGGTTTTCAACGGCATCATGTATTTTTCCATCCCTTTTGGTTCGGTTTACTGGGCTTCTCTTTATTTGCCAAGCGGTTTGGTTTCCATCTTGGCAGCCAGCATCTCCGTTTTTGCCCTGATCATCAATCGTTTAGTCAAAGGAACGCCGGCAACCAAATTGCAAAAATGGGGGATATGCCTCGCTTTGCTAGGCATCACGGTTGTTTTTGGCAATCAGCTGTTGATTCAAGTCGATTTGATTGAAATCATTGCCATGGTCGTGATTTTGTGTGCGATGTTCGGCTCGGCTTTTATTCAAATTAAAGTGCAGCAGAAAATCCAGTCACTGCCGATTTTGAGCTTTAACTCTCTGTCGATGTTAAGCGGCGGAGTCATTTTACTCCTTAGCAGTTTAGTGCTGGAAAGCGGCACAAGGACGTTTTCCGGTGTCAGCCTGATTGCCTTGTTGTATTTGGCGGTTGTCGGTTCGATATTGGGATTTTGGATCAATATTTATTTACTGAAAAAGTGGCACATTTCAAAAGCGACTTCCCACCTGTTTATTTCCCCTGTCATCGCTCTCTATATCGGATTTTTATTTTTGGATGAAAAATTGAATGCCAATATTTATTTAGGGACATTGCTTGTTATATTCGGCGTGATGTTCATTAATCTAAAAAAAGAAGAGAGGATCGCGAAAATTGACGAAACGAAACAAACACTTGGCCATCATCTGTCAAAATAA
- the fba gene encoding class II fructose-1,6-bisphosphate aldolase, with the protein MAFVSMKNLLREAKKQHYAIGQFNINGLQWTKAILQAAEEERSPVIAAASDRLIDYLGGFKTVAAMVDALVKEMSITVPVVLHLDHGRSPERCKKAIDAGFSSVMIDGSHSPIDDNIAMTKEVVAYARAHNVSVEAEVGTVGGMEDGLVGGVKYADIEECERLVKEADIDALAAALGSVHGKYQGEPNLGFKEMEEISRVTDIPLVLHGASGIPTDQIERAIRLGHAKININTECMVAWTEKTRSMFKENPDLYEPRAYMTPGIEAVKETVKLKMREFGSSGKAAYTQEIKV; encoded by the coding sequence GTGGCTTTCGTTTCCATGAAGAATCTTCTTCGAGAAGCAAAGAAACAGCATTACGCAATCGGCCAGTTTAATATAAACGGCCTTCAATGGACAAAGGCGATTTTACAAGCGGCGGAAGAAGAGCGGTCACCTGTCATTGCGGCTGCCTCTGACCGGCTCATTGATTATTTGGGCGGATTTAAAACGGTTGCCGCCATGGTGGATGCACTGGTCAAAGAAATGTCAATCACCGTTCCGGTTGTCTTGCACCTCGACCACGGAAGAAGCCCTGAGCGCTGTAAAAAAGCGATTGACGCAGGCTTTAGTTCAGTGATGATTGACGGTTCCCACTCCCCGATTGACGACAATATCGCCATGACAAAAGAGGTCGTAGCTTATGCCCGGGCACACAATGTGTCTGTTGAAGCAGAGGTGGGCACAGTAGGCGGTATGGAAGACGGGCTCGTCGGCGGCGTGAAATACGCCGATATCGAGGAATGTGAACGCCTTGTCAAAGAAGCCGATATTGATGCGCTGGCTGCAGCTCTCGGCTCTGTCCATGGTAAATATCAAGGTGAGCCTAATTTAGGATTTAAAGAAATGGAAGAAATTTCACGGGTGACAGATATTCCGCTTGTTCTTCATGGGGCTTCGGGAATCCCGACTGACCAAATCGAAAGGGCGATCCGGCTCGGTCATGCAAAAATCAACATTAATACCGAATGCATGGTGGCCTGGACTGAGAAAACCCGCAGCATGTTTAAAGAAAATCCGGATCTGTATGAACCGCGCGCCTATATGACGCCTGGGATCGAAGCCGTCAAGGAAACGGTCAAGCTGAAAATGAGAGAGTTTGGGTCCTCCGGAAAAGCCGCATACACCCAAGAAATCAAAGTCTGA
- a CDS encoding sugar phosphate isomerase/epimerase, producing the protein MKLALDPSMYRDDLTLEETVYKTAELGYEYIELSPREDFCPFYKYPKVDSAKIKQLKRLLRDTGVKLSSLLPLYHWAGPDEDRRQAAVRNWKRAIEIAVELEVDLMNSEFSGSKYDPLTSEEKFIKSMDELLPVFEKEGIKLNLQAHPYDFIETHKGAMDMIRALDKDWINLVYSTAHTFFYDDGKGDIETMFDEAGDRLTHVLFADTYNHKAAHGLRYIVNPPDAKVTVHQHLDIGQGEVDFDTIFRKLREMKFDGIATNAVFAWVDERADESSRFMLEKLKQELLG; encoded by the coding sequence GTGAAATTAGCATTGGATCCATCGATGTATCGTGATGATTTAACTTTGGAGGAAACGGTCTATAAAACGGCGGAGCTTGGCTACGAATATATCGAACTATCGCCGCGCGAAGATTTTTGTCCATTCTATAAATATCCGAAAGTCGATTCAGCAAAAATCAAACAATTAAAGCGGCTTTTAAGAGATACCGGTGTTAAGCTTTCATCGCTCCTTCCGCTTTACCACTGGGCAGGTCCTGATGAAGATCGCCGTCAGGCAGCTGTGCGCAACTGGAAAAGGGCGATCGAAATTGCGGTCGAGCTTGAAGTCGATTTGATGAACAGCGAATTCAGCGGTTCAAAATACGATCCTTTAACAAGTGAAGAAAAATTTATCAAATCCATGGATGAGCTTCTGCCAGTCTTTGAAAAAGAAGGCATTAAACTCAATCTTCAAGCCCATCCATACGATTTTATCGAAACGCACAAAGGTGCGATGGATATGATCCGCGCGCTTGACAAGGATTGGATCAATCTTGTCTACTCGACTGCGCATACATTCTTCTATGATGACGGCAAAGGCGACATCGAGACAATGTTTGACGAAGCCGGCGACCGCCTCACACATGTTTTATTTGCAGATACCTATAATCATAAAGCGGCTCATGGCCTTCGCTACATTGTCAATCCGCCTGACGCGAAAGTAACGGTTCACCAGCATTTAGATATTGGTCAAGGCGAGGTCGATTTTGATACGATCTTCAGAAAGCTGAGAGAGATGAAGTTCGACGGAATTGCGACGAACGCCGTTTTTGCTTGGGTCGACGAAAGAGCGGATGAATCAAGCAGATTCATGCTTGAAAAATTGAAACAGGAACTATTAGGATAA
- a CDS encoding cellulose biosynthesis cyclic di-GMP-binding regulatory protein BcsB, which translates to MLAAMTGQAALAKDIEVDGSILGENSGKQSKEQMLTNDLITMYGAKDSSELTYQIPAGASSLQQLLLEYEASDLLIAPSSLTVEIDGEPVKTVKLEGDAKRKKLKLSLNKSQSSQGFHSLSLKFYGVVKEGVCVRQDSSGNWIKIYPDSRLTLGSKSLAKGAALEHYPYPFAQAGNTSEETAIVIPDNPSSAEIEAAVKTESYLKTVDNSITVSYLNESDVKQIDKPTILIGVQHHWSGKVKKLLKQDNLEAQEDQLLLAERVLKAKDREQPVLFVTAKSDDILSEKISVITDKTYTGQLSGETLAIGKLQQRQNRDRHKLSLEDFGAGDLTIGSDQTSSEHYYYPAPAILDKTQSAKLSLVLKKSKTIEKSADQSDMSAKKAELKIMINGQPHSVTVDALEKEDKNGFYHVTLKVDPKLLQKNRYIDIQFTASGLKENNPCYATDEDKWIFIDKSSTLSYPVRSASAAADFQDWPLPYAGNQDKATLIILPDSADQAKLQELSLVTNSLGGEAGQSFTVRKASEVNAKDAKGRNIIFIGGIGQFALLQEKAAELEVPVTKSSLDVSSFQMLNETSKRVAFTQTSLWDENYSMAVFTPLHGKGTAVTKEMISFLESNDNTATVINETDSQQLFTNHQQLASKTSGTETSETKKSSQQNTLYLGILVLIIAAAVILILITVRRRKRKTDAERAEE; encoded by the coding sequence ATGCTGGCGGCGATGACCGGACAAGCGGCCTTGGCTAAGGACATCGAAGTAGACGGCTCGATTCTGGGGGAAAACAGCGGCAAACAATCCAAAGAGCAAATGCTCACGAACGATCTCATCACAATGTACGGCGCAAAAGACTCATCAGAGCTGACATATCAAATCCCTGCAGGCGCTTCTTCCCTTCAGCAGCTTTTGCTTGAATATGAGGCGTCAGACCTTTTAATCGCCCCCTCCTCTCTGACGGTTGAGATTGATGGTGAACCGGTTAAAACGGTAAAGCTTGAAGGGGATGCCAAACGGAAGAAATTGAAGCTTTCGCTGAACAAAAGCCAGTCATCTCAAGGCTTCCACAGCTTGTCTTTGAAGTTTTACGGCGTGGTGAAAGAAGGCGTCTGCGTCAGACAGGACTCATCCGGCAACTGGATCAAAATTTATCCGGACAGCCGTCTGACATTGGGAAGCAAAAGCTTGGCAAAAGGGGCCGCACTTGAACATTACCCTTATCCTTTCGCACAAGCAGGAAACACCTCGGAAGAAACCGCAATCGTTATTCCGGATAACCCGAGTTCTGCGGAAATCGAAGCAGCGGTCAAAACGGAAAGCTATCTTAAGACGGTTGATAACAGCATAACCGTTTCATACTTGAACGAATCCGACGTAAAGCAGATCGACAAGCCGACGATTTTGATCGGGGTTCAGCACCATTGGAGCGGCAAGGTGAAAAAGCTTTTGAAACAGGATAACCTTGAAGCGCAAGAAGATCAGCTATTGCTTGCGGAACGGGTCCTTAAAGCAAAGGACAGAGAGCAGCCTGTACTGTTTGTCACCGCCAAATCGGATGACATCCTGTCAGAGAAAATCAGCGTGATCACCGATAAAACGTACACCGGCCAGCTGAGCGGTGAAACACTGGCCATCGGCAAGCTTCAACAGCGGCAAAATCGCGATCGCCATAAGCTGTCACTTGAGGATTTCGGGGCGGGGGATTTGACGATCGGCTCTGATCAAACCTCTTCAGAGCATTATTATTATCCTGCTCCGGCGATTTTGGACAAGACTCAATCTGCAAAGCTGTCGCTTGTATTGAAAAAATCAAAAACGATTGAAAAATCCGCCGATCAAAGCGATATGTCTGCCAAAAAGGCAGAGCTGAAGATCATGATCAATGGACAGCCTCATTCTGTCACGGTTGATGCTTTAGAAAAAGAAGACAAAAACGGCTTTTATCATGTCACACTAAAAGTCGATCCGAAGCTTTTGCAAAAAAACCGCTACATCGATATTCAATTTACCGCATCAGGCTTGAAGGAAAACAATCCATGCTATGCGACGGACGAAGACAAATGGATTTTTATTGATAAAAGCAGCACACTGTCTTATCCTGTCAGAAGCGCGTCAGCCGCTGCCGATTTTCAAGATTGGCCGCTTCCATACGCGGGAAACCAGGACAAAGCAACACTGATCATCCTTCCCGACAGCGCAGATCAGGCGAAGCTTCAAGAACTGTCGCTTGTGACGAATTCCCTCGGCGGTGAAGCAGGTCAGTCATTCACAGTAAGAAAAGCATCTGAAGTGAATGCAAAAGATGCAAAAGGCCGGAACATCATTTTTATCGGAGGCATAGGTCAGTTTGCACTTCTGCAGGAGAAAGCAGCGGAACTGGAAGTACCGGTGACGAAAAGCTCGCTGGACGTATCTTCTTTTCAAATGCTGAATGAAACAAGCAAACGAGTCGCTTTTACCCAGACATCGCTGTGGGATGAAAATTACTCGATGGCGGTTTTCACTCCGCTTCATGGAAAAGGCACTGCAGTCACAAAAGAAATGATCAGCTTTTTGGAGAGCAATGACAACACAGCGACCGTGATCAATGAAACGGACAGTCAGCAGCTGTTCACCAATCACCAGCAGCTCGCATCCAAAACGAGCGGAACAGAAACAAGTGAGACGAAGAAAAGCAGCCAGCAGAATACGCTGTATCTCGGAATTCTCGTCTTGATCATCGCAGCAGCTGTCATTCTGATTTTAATAACGGTAAGGCGCAGAAAGAGAAAAACGGACGCCGAAAGAGCTGAAGAATAA
- a CDS encoding DUF6421 family protein, which yields MLTLTRDIVNLVNEQIVPQIHELQTYQNDKGQVVEQQNRAEELLLHLMKDVRVIYEAVHLQEAAAAFEQDVLDWLSRGLAETPYFDRLLTAYRAPENGDVTFFAAPIVTPNGPHAKGCFFEAFLAVREEPSMMKPIEAEMPHPENGCQSLKLLAGTKGFTEEKCIVFFPENVKTKEKVTTQTFAIFYFNKFYQIYHEDTLKRAQAIFENVPFKSRHLHPDRTYEARVLWGYLHDYYHHCGKKPFHEHIQAKMNFFAGILEEVKVDCQSILALAERQYDYWEEIIEFVLFERLLRYPSQHNATQNFDSGTGFFLFSWIIENGRSLQRGSEKPVALDLALCMEDLKKLVAEIEKLEEIEDDLAYKKAAEHYVRRYLPPGSEGERFSVPVQYFIHDLNNGIETSYLRFQHDEELKH from the coding sequence ATGCTGACTTTGACGCGCGACATTGTAAACCTGGTGAACGAACAAATCGTACCGCAGATTCATGAATTGCAAACATACCAAAATGATAAAGGACAGGTTGTGGAACAGCAAAATAGAGCGGAAGAGCTGCTTTTGCACTTGATGAAGGATGTGAGGGTGATATATGAGGCGGTTCATTTACAAGAAGCCGCGGCCGCTTTTGAACAGGATGTTTTGGACTGGCTCAGCCGCGGATTGGCAGAGACGCCGTATTTTGACCGGTTATTGACGGCTTACCGTGCGCCGGAAAACGGGGATGTCACCTTTTTTGCCGCTCCGATCGTGACACCGAACGGCCCGCATGCCAAAGGCTGTTTTTTTGAAGCCTTTTTAGCTGTTCGAGAAGAGCCGTCTATGATGAAGCCGATCGAAGCAGAGATGCCGCACCCGGAAAACGGCTGCCAATCGCTGAAGCTGCTCGCCGGAACAAAAGGGTTTACAGAAGAGAAGTGCATCGTCTTTTTTCCGGAAAATGTGAAAACGAAAGAAAAAGTCACAACCCAGACATTTGCGATTTTCTACTTTAATAAGTTTTATCAAATCTATCATGAGGACACGCTGAAGAGAGCGCAGGCGATTTTTGAAAACGTTCCTTTTAAGTCTCGCCATCTGCACCCGGATCGGACATATGAGGCGAGGGTCCTTTGGGGTTATTTGCACGACTATTACCACCATTGCGGGAAAAAGCCGTTCCATGAGCACATTCAAGCGAAAATGAATTTTTTTGCGGGCATTCTCGAGGAAGTAAAAGTCGATTGCCAATCGATCCTGGCTCTTGCGGAAAGACAGTACGACTATTGGGAAGAAATTATCGAGTTCGTGCTGTTTGAGCGGCTTTTACGGTATCCGAGCCAGCACAATGCCACACAAAACTTTGATTCGGGAACCGGGTTTTTCCTGTTTAGCTGGATCATTGAAAACGGCCGTTCCCTGCAAAGGGGAAGCGAGAAGCCTGTAGCGCTTGATCTTGCATTGTGCATGGAAGATTTGAAAAAGCTTGTTGCCGAAATCGAAAAACTGGAAGAGATAGAAGACGATTTGGCTTATAAAAAAGCGGCTGAGCATTATGTGAGGCGGTATTTGCCGCCCGGAAGCGAAGGTGAGCGCTTCAGCGTACCTGTTCAATATTTTATTCATGATCTCAACAACGGTATTGAAACATCCTATTTGCGATTTCAACACGATGAGGAGCTGAAACATTGA
- a CDS encoding ATP-grasp domain-containing protein has protein sequence MTKRNKHLAIICQNKHLPFIFEEAESLGVKITFFYNAAEDHPGALPAVDRCIAIPLFEDEPAAMRIVRQTYIESPFDGVMTLFEPALPFTAKAAAALNLPGLPLEAVENCRNKNRTRSILKENGLNTPLFYEVDQLDDLEGEKLSYPLVVKPINGFSSQGVVRVDDWEQLNAAVQKVEAINRGDLSKFVREHSGIVVEQFIDGPEFVVETLSIQGKVHVLSIGYKGDGKGPFFEEGVYIAPARLDEEQRLSIIKEVTGAVLALGIHQGPAHTELRLNEDGKPYVIEVGARIGGSGVSHFIVKESTGINFMQLVIQNAFQPLEQLKDDIHPKRTAGNYIIPVQGSGAFEKIDGLEEVKEKPEVKRVFQFFESGAEVLPYPHFSGYPGFILTSHDTYGDCEAFYRELDDELTIIYQPNPTGTIGG, from the coding sequence TTGACGAAACGAAACAAACACTTGGCCATCATCTGTCAAAATAAGCACTTGCCTTTTATTTTTGAAGAAGCGGAAAGCTTAGGTGTCAAGATTACGTTTTTTTACAATGCCGCCGAAGACCATCCGGGAGCTCTTCCGGCTGTTGATCGCTGCATCGCCATTCCGCTGTTTGAAGACGAGCCGGCGGCCATGAGAATCGTTCGGCAGACATATATCGAATCTCCGTTTGACGGTGTGATGACATTGTTTGAGCCGGCATTGCCTTTCACGGCGAAAGCCGCGGCGGCCTTGAATCTGCCGGGCCTCCCATTAGAAGCGGTTGAAAACTGCCGCAACAAAAACCGAACGCGCAGCATCCTGAAGGAGAACGGGCTGAATACGCCGCTCTTCTATGAAGTGGATCAGCTTGACGACCTGGAAGGTGAAAAGCTCTCATACCCTTTAGTCGTCAAACCGATCAACGGCTTTTCCAGCCAGGGCGTCGTCCGGGTCGATGACTGGGAACAGCTCAATGCAGCTGTTCAGAAGGTCGAAGCGATTAACCGGGGGGATCTCAGCAAATTTGTTCGGGAACACAGCGGCATCGTCGTGGAGCAATTTATCGACGGCCCCGAATTCGTTGTGGAAACATTGTCGATTCAAGGAAAGGTGCATGTTTTGTCGATCGGCTATAAAGGGGACGGCAAAGGCCCGTTTTTTGAAGAAGGCGTCTATATCGCCCCGGCCAGACTGGATGAAGAGCAGCGGCTATCGATTATCAAGGAAGTCACGGGCGCCGTATTGGCGCTTGGCATTCACCAAGGTCCGGCCCATACGGAGTTGAGACTGAACGAGGACGGCAAGCCTTATGTCATTGAGGTGGGCGCAAGAATCGGCGGCTCTGGCGTTTCCCATTTTATTGTCAAGGAAAGCACAGGAATCAACTTTATGCAGTTGGTCATACAAAATGCTTTTCAACCGTTAGAACAATTAAAGGACGACATTCACCCGAAAAGGACAGCGGGCAATTACATCATTCCTGTTCAAGGATCGGGCGCTTTTGAGAAAATTGACGGACTTGAAGAGGTGAAAGAAAAACCGGAAGTCAAACGGGTCTTTCAATTTTTCGAATCCGGCGCCGAGGTTCTCCCATATCCGCATTTCTCCGGTTATCCGGGGTTTATTTTAACAAGCCATGACACCTACGGGGACTGTGAGGCATTTTATCGGGAGCTGGATGATGAACTGACCATCATATATCAACCTAATCCAACAGGTACAATAGGAGGCTAA
- the iolI gene encoding 2-keto-myo-inositol isomerase, which translates to MKLCFNEATTLENSNLAKDLEYCEKHGYDYIEIRTMDKLPEYLKDHSLSELAEYFQTHHIKPLALNALVFFNNRDEEGYKSIITEFKGMMETCKALGVKYVVAVPLVTEEKILKEDIKKSSVSVLTELSDIAEPYGVKIAVEFVGHPECTVNTFSQAYDILNTVNRDNVGLVFDSFHFHAMGSNLEDLKQADGKKIFIYHIDDTEDFPIGILRDEDRVWPGQGAIDLDAHLSTLKEIGFSDVVSVELFRPEYYKLSAEETIKKAKETTVDVVSKYFKM; encoded by the coding sequence ATGAAGCTATGCTTTAATGAAGCAACGACGTTGGAAAATTCAAACCTTGCAAAGGATCTCGAATACTGTGAGAAGCATGGATACGATTATATCGAAATCCGGACGATGGATAAGCTGCCTGAGTATTTAAAAGACCATTCTCTATCAGAATTGGCCGAGTATTTTCAAACACATCATATTAAACCGCTTGCATTAAATGCCTTAGTTTTCTTCAATAACCGTGATGAAGAGGGGTACAAGAGCATCATCACCGAATTCAAAGGCATGATGGAAACGTGCAAGGCGCTTGGCGTGAAATACGTAGTCGCCGTTCCGCTCGTTACAGAAGAGAAAATATTGAAAGAAGACATCAAAAAAAGCTCTGTCAGCGTCTTGACTGAGCTGTCCGATATCGCCGAGCCGTACGGCGTGAAGATTGCTGTTGAATTTGTCGGGCATCCGGAATGTACCGTCAATACGTTCTCACAGGCTTACGATATCTTAAACACGGTCAACCGCGATAATGTCGGGCTTGTGTTTGACAGCTTCCACTTCCATGCTATGGGCTCAAATCTTGAAGACTTGAAGCAGGCGGATGGAAAGAAAATTTTTATTTATCACATTGATGATACGGAAGATTTCCCGATCGGCATTTTAAGAGATGAAGACCGTGTATGGCCGGGACAGGGAGCGATTGACTTGGATGCTCACCTATCCACTTTAAAGGAAATCGGTTTTTCAGACGTTGTGTCTGTTGAATTGTTCAGACCTGAATATTATAAGCTCAGTGCGGAAGAAACGATTAAAAAGGCAAAAGAAACAACGGTTGACGTTGTGTCAAAATACTTCAAGATGTAA